In Aedes albopictus strain Foshan chromosome 3, AalbF5, whole genome shotgun sequence, the genomic window atcaaatcatatttagattttgtaagaactagccaatagcagcgagctattcgtatgatcttgaaataccaaattttgatattgttcagatgttccaggaacatttttcagatattattttcagatcttttatctcttatatcaatcaagccaatatcatgttttgatcgtcagtattttacctctacccgggtattgtACCTATAACCAATTCATATGAAACTCCGATGATCTGGATGAATCCGGAATGTattaaaaaatattcacaaaCATTTCAATTTAAGGACATTTTAGGAGTATTTTAAACTACATTTGGAATTCAGCACTGTtatctaatattttgtttttttttttttaagaaattcatgtgATGACTGTTATATGATTTAGTGTATTTCATTTCTAGGAAGAATACAGTCTAGAGGTTTCGAAAAACATCCTCGTTCAACGGTGGGAATCCGCTCGACTGGAACAACTGTCGATCGAATTGCAAGATCGCTACCAAGCGCTGGAGCAAACCACACACAGCTCTGAGTACCACATAAGAACCAATCTCAAGGCCTGTAGACTGATTGAGCAGTTCTACGGTTGGCAGCTGGATAAGGTTCAACATGATATCGACCAGTGGATGGAACGGTTCGATCGGGAGAAGGATGACTTGGACGGTCGGTTTCAGAGAGCTAGGGCGAAGAAAAGGTACTGGGAAGCGCTGAAGGAGGAGGTACAGCTTCGTGAACAGGAAATTGAACGTTTGCAACAGTTGGAGGACGAGCACCACAAGCGGATCGATTACCGGGAACTGTGCTGGAACAGTGCTATCAGGATTCAGGCCTGGTGGCGTGGGGTAATCGTGAGAAAAGGTATCAAACTGGGTGCTCGGAGGAAAACTCGACGAAAGAAGAAAACCAAAGGTAAGAAAAATAAGAAATCAAAAGTGGTAAGAAAATCGAGAAAACGATAAATCATTGGTTGGCAGATGCATGTTCGCTTTTCTGTGTTTTAGTAATTCATATCCAGGTAATATCACTAATTGGCCTAATTATCTTCGAAACAGATTGGCATCGCTCGAGAGAGGTGGTGGCGTCCGTATATCAATCGCAATGAACCAATCTCTCTAATGAATAACAACCGATGAAAGCTATTCCGTGCGTTAAATCAATTATCTATCGATTTTGATTATACGATTGCGATTGCAGTGTTGGACTAATAGAGCTTTCGATAAAGATAGCTCCTCTTGAAAACCACCCCGAGTCATGGCGGCGTTGGCGTTGAGAGAAGTAGGGTGCAAGGCAAGGGGAAATAGACGTCGGTTATGGTGCTGACAGGATTGAAGTGCCTCTTGAGTCCTGTGATTGGCTCTCGGTTAAATTGGTAGGCTAGTATTCTTGTTCGTTTTACTGTGCTACCCCCCGTCAGTGTTCTGAATAATTCCTGGCATGATGTGTGACCGGTGAAGTGATGTGCATCCATTCAGTACTTGGTTTCAACATTCTTTCGGTGAAGCCACAGGCTCAAAATTGAACTGGAGAGGTGTTGACCTTCTCTGTAGTCCATGGGAATGGGTTGTGGTTGTGGGTTATTACCTCTCCACTTGTTGACCTATTTGGGAGGTGTCACCAAACGCCCACGAACATGTGAGTTTTCTGCTGTATGAAATTCCATTGTCCTCTGCTCTGTTAAAGGCCTTAGGCGTAAATTATTATCAACGCGTGCGATAGCATTTCACTTCAGCTGATGTTGGTTGGAATCATAGCAAAAGGAACGGATggcgaaattcttgcagaaatatttCTATTCAGTCGCTTTCGCACTTTGCGAAATGGCGCGGTGGTGGTCAAAGAATGGAGTGTTTTCTGCGAAAGAACATTCTTCTCGAATTCCAGTGTCGGAAGTTGAGATAGACATTACGTGATGTCTTACTCCGAACGGTAATCGATGGATCAACCGATAGGAAATGACGTAGTTTGGTTCACATTCTACATTTGAGAGAGAATAAATGCGATAGGTCACTGATGAGTTGGTGTATTCGGAGTCATCAAAGTTAAAAATCAGTAGTGCCCCCAGAAACTAATTCAAAttcacattgatttttttttcgaatttcatcagaactttttgaatcctacagaaatatctTACAAAACGTTTGAGCTTTGGTTTTTGTAGGGACTTTTCCAGGATTAATTTTTTGGACTCAtataaacacagagaacagacatcctagCTAGACAAAAATTCTCTCGACAGCTGTGTCATTTTTTAGCGTTGAGAGCACTAGCGTCACCTAAGCAGCATGTTGCTACCACTTGCTACAATCAGTGGTGAATatgcatatctagataagttttatattcaccactaaTGACAGCAGCGTGAGAACTAGCGCCATCACCATGTTGCCGACAGAAATTccttatagggtctgggaccatttgggcaggaggacctattttgggcacttgctgctataactcagtcaattttgaactgattggcttgatttttgagacacgatcagctaggcacagtagctaggcatgtttcaaaattcatgtcaatcggtttgaaattgactgaggtatagcagcaagtgcccaaaataggtgctcctgcccaaatggtcccagaccctacatcttTGAAACTGGACATTGATGTCTGTTCTCTCTGGGTAGAACTGCTTTCAAATATTCTATTAAAACAGtaatcctcagcctaactgtatttgcgggccaaaattgaattttgaaaagagactgcgggccgcaagtcactCAACAGTTTATTTTCAAGATTCAATACAAAAttcaatttgtttgatttttatcacGAGATTTTATTCCACTTGCATAAATCCTGAAAATCATAGGTATGTAATTATAAAgaggcagtgccggatttaggcttcggggggcccggggcaaatccTAAAATGTGGGTCCCTAAAAACAAGATTATTCGTTTTTTTCGACAGATTatttaaataaatgaaaaaagagATACTAAtatttattttaatgtttttgctgaaatttcaagATGCTGCATTCTGATTTGCAGTGTAAATGTCATCTTATTCAGAtaatacatatattttaaactttcatccgaatttataagatttatgaaaattttacaacTTAGCGCTCAGTTCAGATTGAATTGTTCTATGAGTAAACAAAGTTCGGACTCTGAGGGGCAACTGTAGCAATCCAGTGCGCAAAATATTCGAGCAGACGCACTGAAGTTCACcgggcggcaattttcattcacttgcctgcatattccatacaaaaagtgtctttatacttatttgaatctgaaaagtaaaTTCAAACATTTGCATTGATGATCTTTGATAACTgatagatgttccttctttttatcatctgtgccaaaaactattaaaaaaatatacataGGTCTTCCAGTAATTCAACGAAAACCTGATTTTTTATTGCTTCACTCATACAAAatgttaggcgattttgatcaagtttattgctaatttctaatttttaattgaacGATAATAAAGCTGCCGATTTATAATACATACTACCTTAAATTCTAGTTGCTTTAaaaggttgcagccaaaattccatcacattcgaatcgctagaaacagaGATTAAGGTCctcaaacatgattattttgtatggaattcggctctacccttcagcgcgcgcgctgttgtcaaaagtacaacactaccaaaaaacctcgctcgtcgtatacagtgcgagcgtggtgcagtttcggtcgcttgatggcgtgcgtcctgaaaggttaagcagTCGTTTGTTAGAGACGCCTTTTTGTTGTAATTTTAAGTTCCGTAATCCGAGGTCAagttgatcactttaaaacattttttgcgggtaacattagtgacaattcaaatattgccaaaagaatttctgtaaaatcagtacccagtggatctccatgaaaccatgtgacaaaattttgctcaacaactttaaactttaagttaaattaattcaaaaatcaaaaatttgaggaTGCCacattggggcgaaattgatcagtatacaattaagcatcggttaaaaagataaaaatccttatccgcttaattttgctcttgtaagcccgaataacgcgtcaaaactcttacaactagtgtatTTGACGcttaaaatgtaaaattaaattttgaaattttgaaattacAGGTAGGCAATtgcctttgaaataagtgatttttgttacaataaatgactttttcgtcaaaaaaga contains:
- the LOC115270207 gene encoding dynein regulatory complex protein 9: MDDFGKSIVSKLFYSAWFKLQILNAVPSSTDQLLDGTGSYSIRQLLEQTVGCLETMDRCLWYHGEESSGSSSGELLQTSDESGGSMDTFDLKRYERYCKEQRVLTRQMNNLLRLHELTHLDHAEEYSLEVSKNILVQRWESARLEQLSIELQDRYQALEQTTHSSEYHIRTNLKACRLIEQFYGWQLDKVQHDIDQWMERFDREKDDLDGRFQRARAKKRYWEALKEEVQLREQEIERLQQLEDEHHKRIDYRELCWNSAIRIQAWWRGVIVRKGIKLGARRKTRRKKKTKGKKNKKSKVVRKSRKR